A DNA window from Halomonas zincidurans B6 contains the following coding sequences:
- the argE gene encoding acetylornithine deacetylase has product MRSAQQLLETLVGHPSVSRDSNLELIRFIEGYLDEFDLPYQRIENHDGTKANLLARIGPRVEGGVVLSGHTDVVPVDGQPWTSDPFSLTERDDGRLYGRGSCDMKGFIACALAQIPRWVERELARPIYLALSYDEEVGCIGAPGLIEALMADEPRPAAVIVGEPTLMAPVVTQKGITNLRTTVSGREAHSSQVDQGVSAIHVAARLVARIEDIMAELTAEGRVDEAFNVAHSSLHVGKIQGGTAINITARECQFDWEIRHLPGDGFDSVFARFDDYARRLEAELRERAPQVNIRTEHLTDTVPALADRDNAAALTLCRELLGEHDSEAVAYATEAGQFQRAGLPTVICGPGSIAQAHQPDEYLEIDQLDAGSTFMHRLGDRLASR; this is encoded by the coding sequence ATGCGATCCGCCCAGCAACTCCTCGAAACCCTCGTCGGCCATCCCAGCGTGTCACGCGACTCCAACCTGGAGCTGATCCGCTTCATCGAAGGCTACCTCGACGAATTCGACCTGCCCTACCAGCGCATCGAGAACCACGACGGCACCAAGGCCAACCTGCTGGCCCGCATCGGCCCCCGGGTCGAAGGCGGCGTGGTGCTGTCGGGCCACACCGATGTGGTGCCGGTGGACGGCCAGCCGTGGACCAGCGATCCGTTCTCGCTGACCGAGCGCGACGACGGCCGGCTTTACGGGCGTGGCAGTTGCGACATGAAGGGTTTCATCGCCTGCGCGCTGGCCCAGATTCCGCGCTGGGTGGAGCGGGAGCTTGCCCGGCCGATCTATCTGGCGCTGTCCTACGACGAAGAGGTCGGCTGCATTGGCGCGCCGGGCCTGATCGAGGCGCTGATGGCCGACGAGCCGCGCCCCGCCGCGGTGATCGTCGGCGAGCCGACGCTGATGGCGCCGGTGGTCACCCAGAAGGGCATCACCAACCTGCGCACCACGGTGAGCGGTCGCGAAGCGCACTCCAGCCAGGTCGACCAGGGCGTCTCGGCGATCCACGTCGCCGCCCGGCTGGTCGCCAGGATCGAGGACATCATGGCCGAGCTGACCGCCGAGGGGCGGGTCGACGAGGCCTTCAATGTCGCCCACTCCAGCCTGCACGTCGGCAAGATCCAAGGTGGCACAGCGATCAACATCACTGCCCGCGAGTGCCAGTTCGACTGGGAGATCCGCCACCTGCCCGGGGACGGTTTCGACAGCGTATTCGCCCGTTTCGACGACTATGCCCGGCGCCTCGAGGCCGAGCTTCGCGAGCGTGCGCCCCAGGTGAACATCCGTACCGAGCACCTTACCGACACCGTGCCGGCGCTGGCCGATCGCGACAACGCGGCGGCCCTCACGCTGTGTCGCGAACTGCTCGGCGAGCATGACAGCGAGGCGGTGGCCTACGCCACCGAGGCCGGCCAGTTCCAGCGTGCCGGACTGCCCACCGTGATCTGCGGCCCGGGCAGCATCGCCCAGGCGCATCAACCCGACGAATATCTTGAAATTGATCAGCTCGATGCCGGCTCGACGTTCATGCACCGATTAGGCGATCGCCTGGCGAGCCGCTGA
- a CDS encoding IlvD/Edd family dehydratase has protein sequence MANESRRITPEQLRSRWWFDNPEHPGTTALCIERYMNYGITLDELVSGKPIIGIAQSGSDLTPCNRHHIELVKRVKDGIRAAGGVPFEFPLHPIHENVRRPTAALDRNLAYLGLVEILHGYPLDGVVLTTGCDKTTPACLMAAATVNIPAIVLSGGPMLNGWRGSERVGSGTVVWELRKRLAAGDIEYPEFLARITDSAPSVGHCNTMGTASTMNSMAEALGMSLPGSAMIPAPYKERSMVAYQTGERIVGMVWEDLRPSDILTREAFENAIVVCSALGGSSNAPVHINAIARHAGIEIDNDDWQRLGHQIPLLANVMPAGIYLSEEFYRAGGVPAVISELLGAGKLHGEVITVNGQSLAANAAGRETSDDDVIRRYANPLVEAAGFINLKGNLFDSALMKTSVIASDFRRRFLSRAEDPDAFEGRVAVFDGAEDYHARIDDPDLAVDENTILVMRGAGPVGHPGGAEVVNMQPPEALIRQGIESLPCIGDGRQSGTSGSPSILNASPEAATGGGLALLETGDRIRIDLRRGEANLLIADDQLAQRRERLASRGGYIYPPHQTPWQEIQRSLVEQHDRGMTLEPATKYRDVARRSPPRDNH, from the coding sequence ATGGCCAACGAGTCACGCCGCATCACGCCCGAGCAGCTGCGCTCGCGCTGGTGGTTCGACAACCCCGAGCATCCGGGCACCACCGCGCTGTGCATCGAACGCTACATGAACTACGGCATCACCCTGGACGAACTGGTCAGCGGCAAGCCGATCATCGGTATCGCCCAGTCGGGGTCCGATCTCACGCCCTGCAACCGCCATCACATCGAGCTGGTCAAGCGGGTCAAGGATGGCATCCGCGCCGCCGGCGGGGTGCCGTTCGAGTTTCCCCTGCACCCGATCCACGAGAACGTGCGCCGGCCGACGGCGGCGCTGGACCGTAACCTGGCCTATCTGGGACTGGTCGAGATACTCCATGGCTACCCGCTCGACGGGGTGGTGTTGACCACCGGCTGCGACAAGACCACCCCGGCCTGCCTGATGGCGGCGGCCACGGTCAACATCCCGGCGATCGTGCTCTCCGGCGGGCCGATGCTCAACGGCTGGCGGGGCAGCGAGCGGGTGGGCTCGGGCACCGTGGTCTGGGAGCTGCGCAAGCGGCTGGCGGCCGGCGACATCGAGTATCCCGAATTCCTTGCCCGGATCACCGATTCGGCGCCCTCGGTGGGGCACTGCAATACCATGGGCACCGCCTCGACCATGAACTCGATGGCCGAGGCGCTGGGCATGAGCCTGCCGGGCTCGGCGATGATTCCCGCGCCCTACAAGGAGCGCTCGATGGTCGCCTACCAGACCGGCGAGCGTATCGTCGGGATGGTCTGGGAAGATCTGCGGCCCAGCGATATTCTTACCCGCGAGGCGTTCGAGAACGCCATCGTGGTGTGCTCGGCACTGGGCGGCTCCTCCAACGCGCCGGTGCACATCAACGCCATCGCCCGCCACGCCGGCATAGAGATCGACAACGACGACTGGCAGCGCCTGGGCCATCAGATTCCGCTGCTGGCCAACGTCATGCCGGCGGGCATCTATCTCTCCGAGGAGTTCTATCGCGCCGGCGGCGTGCCGGCGGTGATCAGCGAACTGCTCGGCGCCGGCAAGCTGCATGGCGAGGTAATCACCGTCAACGGCCAGAGCCTGGCCGCCAACGCCGCCGGCCGCGAGACGAGCGACGACGACGTCATCCGCCGCTATGCCAATCCGCTGGTCGAGGCCGCCGGCTTCATCAACCTCAAGGGCAACCTGTTCGATTCGGCGCTGATGAAGACCAGCGTGATCGCCAGCGACTTCCGCCGGCGTTTTTTGAGTCGCGCCGAGGACCCCGACGCTTTCGAGGGCCGCGTGGCGGTGTTCGACGGCGCCGAGGATTACCATGCGCGCATCGACGATCCTGATCTGGCTGTCGACGAAAACACCATTCTGGTCATGCGCGGCGCCGGGCCGGTGGGCCATCCGGGTGGCGCCGAGGTGGTCAACATGCAGCCGCCCGAGGCGCTGATTCGCCAGGGCATCGAGTCGCTGCCGTGCATCGGCGACGGGCGTCAGTCGGGCACCTCGGGCTCGCCGTCGATTCTCAACGCCTCGCCCGAGGCGGCGACGGGCGGGGGCCTGGCGCTGCTCGAGACCGGCGATCGCATTCGCATCGACCTGCGGCGTGGCGAGGCGAATCTGCTGATTGCCGATGATCAACTGGCGCAGCGTCGCGAGCGCCTTGCTTCACGGGGTGGGTATATCTATCCGCCACACCAGACGCCGTGGCAGGAGATTCAGCGCAGCCTGGTGGAACAGCACGACCGCGGCATGACCCTGGAACCGGCGACCAAGTACCGCGACGTGGCACGCCGGTCGCCGCCCCGCGACAATCACTGA
- the wrbA gene encoding NAD(P)H:quinone oxidoreductase: MSRILVIYYSSYGHIETMANAVAEGARSVAGSEVEIRRVAELVPDDVAEQSGYKRDQQAAVLDDPNALVDYDAIIIGTPTRYGNMTSQMRNFWDKTGGVWAQGKLVGKVGSAFTSTASQHGGQETTLTSIHTMLFHLGMVVVGVPYSCAALTELGEVSGGTPYGATTLAGGDGSRQPSDNELTIARFQGEHVAKLTAKLAG, encoded by the coding sequence ATGAGCCGCATTCTGGTGATCTATTATTCAAGCTATGGTCATATCGAGACCATGGCCAACGCCGTCGCCGAAGGCGCGCGCAGCGTCGCCGGCAGCGAGGTGGAGATCCGCCGCGTCGCCGAACTGGTGCCCGATGACGTCGCCGAGCAATCGGGCTACAAGCGCGATCAGCAAGCAGCGGTGCTCGACGATCCCAATGCGCTGGTCGACTACGACGCGATCATCATCGGCACGCCCACCCGCTACGGCAACATGACCTCGCAGATGCGCAACTTCTGGGACAAGACCGGTGGCGTCTGGGCCCAGGGCAAGCTGGTCGGCAAGGTCGGCAGCGCCTTCACTTCCACGGCCAGCCAGCACGGCGGCCAGGAAACCACCCTGACCTCGATCCATACCATGCTGTTCCACCTGGGAATGGTGGTGGTGGGGGTACCGTATTCCTGCGCGGCGCTCACCGAACTCGGCGAGGTATCCGGCGGCACTCCCTATGGGGCGACGACCCTGGCCGGTGGCGACGGCAGCCGCCAGCCCAGCGACAACGAACTGACCATCGCCCGTTTCCAGGGCGAACACGTGGCCAAGCTCACCGCCAAGCTGGCCGGTTGA
- a CDS encoding exonuclease SbcCD subunit D — protein MKLLHTADWHLGQTFHGQERHVEHQAFLDWLLATLEERHSDALLIAGDIFDVVNPSLRAQQQLYDFIVSAHQRLPRLRIVLIAGNHDSGARIELPGPLLERLRTHALGRVIWLDDGQGEAARLAAERLLIPLEAADGQIAAWCLALPFLRPAEVTGGAHGDDYVSGVERVHRELIECAEARRRPGQALVAMSHAHIQGASVSADSERPIVIGGEESLPGTLFPASLAYVALGHLHRPQQVGEARIRYSGSPLPMDFSEVDYPHQVLEVTLDGETLAGCEAIRVPRAVALLRVGPAPLDAVVAELEALDGDPETPRERWPWLEVRVELDAPRVDLRTCIEQALAGKAVRLVRIQSLYAGSRDAAGHDAAPQQAPEPAALFAHAWEQQFGAPPDADVTGDFASLLTELAHADSAEDADA, from the coding sequence ACTGGCTGCTCGCGACCCTGGAGGAACGCCACAGCGACGCCCTGCTGATCGCCGGCGATATCTTCGACGTGGTCAATCCCTCGCTGCGCGCCCAGCAACAGCTCTACGACTTCATCGTCAGCGCCCACCAACGGCTGCCACGGCTGAGAATCGTGCTGATCGCCGGCAATCACGACAGCGGCGCACGCATCGAGTTGCCCGGGCCGCTGCTGGAGCGTCTGCGCACCCATGCGCTGGGCCGCGTGATCTGGCTCGACGATGGCCAGGGCGAGGCTGCCCGCCTCGCTGCCGAGCGGCTGCTGATACCGCTCGAGGCCGCCGACGGCCAGATCGCGGCCTGGTGCCTGGCGCTGCCCTTCCTGCGCCCCGCCGAAGTCACCGGCGGCGCGCATGGCGACGATTACGTCAGCGGCGTCGAGCGCGTTCACCGCGAACTGATCGAGTGCGCCGAGGCGCGGCGGCGCCCCGGCCAGGCGCTGGTCGCCATGAGTCACGCGCATATCCAGGGCGCCAGCGTGTCGGCCGACAGCGAGCGGCCGATCGTCATCGGCGGCGAGGAATCGCTGCCCGGCACGCTGTTTCCCGCCTCGCTGGCCTATGTCGCCCTCGGCCACCTGCACCGCCCGCAGCAGGTCGGCGAGGCGCGTATCCGCTACAGCGGCTCGCCGCTGCCGATGGATTTTTCCGAGGTCGATTATCCGCACCAGGTCCTCGAAGTGACTCTCGACGGCGAAACGCTGGCCGGCTGCGAGGCGATCCGCGTGCCCCGCGCGGTGGCCCTGCTGCGCGTCGGGCCGGCACCGCTCGACGCAGTCGTGGCGGAGCTCGAGGCCCTCGACGGCGACCCCGAAACCCCGCGCGAACGCTGGCCCTGGCTGGAGGTACGGGTCGAGCTCGACGCCCCGCGGGTCGACCTGCGCACCTGTATCGAGCAAGCGCTCGCCGGCAAGGCGGTGCGCCTGGTCCGCATCCAGTCGCTGTATGCTGGCAGTCGCGACGCCGCCGGCCACGACGCCGCACCGCAGCAGGCCCCCGAGCCGGCGGCGCTGTTCGCCCATGCCTGGGAGCAGCAGTTCGGCGCCCCGCCGGACGCCGACGTCACGGGCGATTTCGCCAGCCTGCTCACCGAGCTCGCCCATGCCGACTCGGCGGAGGACGCCGACGCGTGA
- a CDS encoding FadR/GntR family transcriptional regulator, giving the protein MKAKQRKSPLRPSVAEALAESIFSGHYQPGDFVPKELALCEQFAINRSAVRSDLRQLVDVGIIERISGHGSKVREYADWNILDPQVTAWMTRYAAPNAKVQREILTFRLDVEPYVAMTAARRATARDLVTLEEAFEGMGQYLHNADSGEARRLHSDYDVAFHEAIFKATHNIVWAQLSHILRPSIYLLVSMSNVSETDDPAESLERHRRLMEHIRARQPREAFRAAQAVLAGTAKALGLEAPETSLGRSVELD; this is encoded by the coding sequence GTGAAGGCAAAGCAACGCAAGTCACCGCTGCGACCCAGTGTCGCCGAGGCCCTTGCCGAATCCATCTTTTCCGGGCATTACCAGCCCGGCGACTTCGTCCCCAAGGAACTCGCACTGTGCGAGCAGTTCGCCATCAATCGCTCGGCGGTGCGCAGCGACCTGCGTCAGCTGGTCGACGTGGGGATCATCGAGCGTATCTCGGGCCACGGTTCCAAGGTTCGCGAATACGCCGACTGGAACATCCTCGATCCGCAGGTCACCGCCTGGATGACCCGTTACGCGGCCCCCAATGCCAAGGTCCAGCGCGAAATCCTGACCTTCCGCCTCGACGTCGAGCCCTATGTCGCGATGACCGCCGCCAGACGCGCCACGGCGCGCGACCTGGTGACGCTCGAAGAAGCCTTCGAGGGCATGGGCCAGTACCTGCACAATGCCGACAGCGGCGAGGCGCGCCGGTTGCACAGCGATTACGACGTGGCCTTTCACGAGGCGATTTTCAAGGCGACCCACAACATCGTCTGGGCGCAGCTCTCGCATATCCTGCGCCCCTCCATCTACCTGCTGGTGTCGATGTCCAACGTCAGCGAGACCGACGACCCGGCCGAGAGTCTGGAGCGTCACCGGCGATTGATGGAACACATTCGCGCCCGCCAACCGCGCGAAGCGTTCCGCGCGGCCCAGGCAGTGCTCGCCGGCACCGCCAAGGCGCTCGGCCTGGAAGCCCCCGAAACGTCGCTGGGACGCAGCGTGGAGCTCGACTGA
- a CDS encoding AAA family ATPase, with translation MKILAIRLHNLASLAGEHVIDFSAGPLADSGLFAITGPTGAGKSTLLDALCLALYGNTPRLRQAPSRDSLAPDVGDERLTTADPRTLLRRGTASGYAEVDFVGRDGARYRARWSVRRARNRPDGRLQAVEQALIELPGERVLASQKRDFERLLPQRLGLNFDQFTRAVLLAQSEFSAFLKADDNARSELLERLTDTGIYSRISIAAYQRAKQAAERVREVEARLDGEPPAEPAERVALEDAARDADRDWQAIQQREKALHAEQAWLDQEYSLRAAWQRAERESAASEDEWRALGATRRTLERLETLAAKRHDFHERDRLARQADELGARLAEVQTRRQASDARQAEQDRAFQAADASLAAARQAQREAQPALQAASESRQRLDYLRHELDELDAEHRRLGERRVELTRELDDQRRQRQHKAEELAALEQRLGGDPEQARLALQARHDEMRQRHAELDALRHVAQRWQALDAEYRALDERQRHDQDRQQRLLAEGRQARGRLDACQRDAERCQASIQRLRAARSERVEALRTQLEAEHPCPVCGSHEHPYRHAPPPSPDQAALAASVAEEERQLAEVDRSLATARDEHQRLSADYQALRAQDQQRQRRLAELSESCDGARRALDAQPLAGEYLADEVDRDVQRGANWLDEQLAASRLQRDELAAKLTRLDDDRRHQQPLREALNRLDLTIGRQQSQLEPLDSRLGEIDRARPPRHAQCAELERDIAARLGNHLSIDAWRETLERACSEAQQHADRTREARDAVRLESQRLAQQQHDLTIRVEQTREALRALTTELSAWQAANPAFDDATLAELLTMDDASQRALRERVENAHRIREACRVRAGERRDGLLEHRRQRLDEPDQETPENDHARLDQRREQASQAREALAPAGDAAQQQRDRAMAALHDDDRRRARQQELQATLTTARDEHRRWGRISELIGSADGKAFRRIAQAYNLEQLLAHANQHLTGLTRRYRLARGGSPLGLLVVDTEMGDERRSVHSLSGGETFLVSLALALGLASMASGKLDIETLFIDEGFGSLDPHSLALAMEALDGLQAQGRKVGVISHVQEMHERIPTRMRVEPTGNGASRIVQETTQLG, from the coding sequence GTGAAGATCCTCGCCATTCGCCTTCACAACCTCGCCTCGCTGGCCGGCGAGCATGTCATCGACTTCAGCGCCGGGCCGCTCGCCGACAGCGGGCTGTTCGCGATCACCGGGCCCACCGGTGCCGGCAAGAGCACCCTGCTCGATGCCCTGTGCCTGGCGCTCTACGGCAACACCCCGCGGCTGCGCCAGGCGCCGTCGCGGGACTCGCTGGCCCCCGATGTCGGCGACGAACGGCTGACCACCGCCGATCCGCGCACCCTGCTGCGGCGCGGCACCGCCAGCGGCTACGCCGAGGTCGACTTCGTCGGCCGCGACGGCGCGCGCTACCGGGCACGCTGGTCGGTACGCCGCGCCCGCAACCGCCCCGACGGCCGCCTGCAGGCCGTCGAGCAGGCGCTCATCGAATTACCCGGCGAACGCGTGCTGGCCAGCCAGAAACGCGATTTCGAGCGTCTGCTGCCGCAACGCCTGGGGCTCAACTTCGACCAGTTCACGCGCGCCGTGCTGCTTGCCCAGAGCGAATTCAGCGCCTTTCTCAAGGCCGACGACAACGCCCGCAGCGAACTGCTCGAACGGCTCACCGACACCGGCATCTATTCGCGTATCTCGATCGCCGCCTATCAGCGCGCCAAGCAGGCCGCCGAGCGGGTGCGCGAGGTCGAGGCGCGTCTCGACGGCGAGCCGCCGGCCGAGCCCGCCGAGCGTGTTGCGTTGGAAGACGCGGCACGCGATGCCGACCGCGACTGGCAGGCGATCCAGCAGCGCGAGAAAGCGCTGCACGCCGAACAGGCCTGGCTCGATCAGGAGTACAGCCTGCGCGCAGCCTGGCAACGGGCCGAGCGCGAAAGCGCCGCCAGCGAGGACGAATGGCGTGCCCTCGGCGCGACGCGCCGAACGCTCGAACGGCTCGAGACCCTGGCCGCGAAGCGCCACGACTTTCACGAACGCGACCGGCTGGCCCGCCAGGCCGATGAGCTCGGGGCCCGGCTCGCCGAGGTCCAGACAAGGCGTCAGGCCAGCGATGCCCGGCAGGCCGAGCAGGACCGCGCTTTCCAGGCCGCCGACGCATCCCTGGCCGCGGCCCGCCAGGCCCAGCGCGAGGCCCAGCCCGCCTTGCAGGCCGCCAGCGAGAGTCGCCAACGGCTCGACTATCTACGCCACGAGCTCGACGAACTCGACGCCGAACATCGTCGCCTCGGGGAGCGCCGCGTCGAGCTGACCCGCGAGCTGGACGATCAGCGCCGACAGCGCCAACACAAGGCCGAGGAGCTCGCCGCCCTCGAGCAGCGTCTCGGCGGCGATCCCGAACAAGCCCGCCTGGCGCTACAGGCCCGCCACGACGAGATGCGTCAACGCCACGCCGAGCTCGACGCACTGCGTCATGTCGCCCAACGCTGGCAGGCGCTCGATGCCGAATACCGGGCGCTCGACGAACGCCAGCGCCACGATCAGGACCGGCAGCAACGCCTGCTCGCCGAGGGCAGACAGGCCCGCGGCCGGCTCGACGCCTGCCAGCGCGACGCCGAACGTTGCCAAGCCAGTATCCAGCGCCTGCGCGCGGCGCGCAGCGAGCGGGTCGAGGCGCTACGCACCCAGCTCGAAGCCGAGCACCCCTGCCCGGTCTGCGGCAGCCACGAGCATCCCTACCGGCACGCCCCGCCGCCCTCGCCCGATCAGGCCGCCCTGGCGGCGAGCGTCGCCGAGGAGGAGCGTCAACTGGCCGAGGTCGACCGGTCGCTCGCCACGGCCCGTGACGAGCATCAACGACTGAGTGCCGACTATCAGGCGCTGCGTGCGCAAGACCAGCAACGCCAGCGGCGCCTGGCGGAGTTGAGCGAGTCGTGCGACGGCGCGCGCCGGGCGCTCGACGCCCAGCCATTGGCCGGCGAATACCTGGCCGACGAGGTCGACCGGGATGTCCAGCGCGGCGCGAACTGGCTGGACGAGCAGCTCGCCGCCAGCCGCCTGCAGCGCGACGAGCTCGCCGCCAAGCTGACCCGACTCGATGACGATCGCCGCCACCAGCAACCGCTGCGCGAAGCGCTCAACCGCCTCGACCTGACGATCGGCCGGCAGCAGAGTCAGCTCGAGCCACTCGACAGCAGGCTAGGCGAGATCGACCGGGCCCGGCCGCCCCGGCACGCGCAGTGTGCCGAGCTCGAGCGCGACATCGCCGCGCGGCTCGGCAACCACCTCAGTATCGATGCCTGGCGAGAGACACTGGAGCGCGCCTGCAGCGAGGCCCAGCAGCATGCCGACCGGACCCGCGAAGCGCGCGACGCCGTGCGGCTGGAAAGCCAGCGCCTGGCCCAGCAGCAGCACGATCTGACGATACGTGTCGAGCAGACCCGGGAGGCACTGCGTGCGCTGACCACCGAGCTCAGCGCCTGGCAAGCCGCCAATCCGGCGTTCGACGACGCCACGCTGGCCGAACTGCTGACGATGGACGACGCTTCGCAACGTGCCTTGCGTGAACGTGTCGAAAACGCACACAGGATACGGGAAGCCTGTCGGGTACGCGCCGGCGAGCGCCGCGACGGGTTGCTCGAGCATCGCCGTCAAAGGCTCGACGAGCCCGATCAGGAGACGCCCGAAAACGACCACGCGCGTCTCGACCAGCGCCGCGAACAGGCCAGCCAGGCCCGCGAGGCGCTGGCCCCCGCCGGCGACGCCGCCCAGCAGCAGCGCGACCGGGCGATGGCCGCGCTGCACGACGACGACCGCCGCCGGGCCCGCCAGCAGGAACTACAAGCAACGCTAACGACGGCGCGGGACGAACACCGTCGCTGGGGACGCATCAGCGAGCTGATCGGCTCCGCCGACGGCAAGGCCTTCCGGCGTATCGCCCAGGCCTATAACCTCGAACAGTTGCTCGCCCACGCCAATCAGCACCTCACCGGCCTCACCCGGCGCTACCGGCTGGCCCGCGGCGGCAGTCCGCTGGGCCTGCTGGTGGTGGATACCGAGATGGGCGATGAACGCCGCTCAGTGCATTCGCTATCCGGCGGCGAGACCTTTCTGGTCTCGCTGGCGCTGGCATTGGGCCTGGCGTCGATGGCCTCCGGCAAGCTCGACATCGAGACGCTGTTCATCGACGAAGGCTTCGGCAGCCTCGACCCGCATTCGCTGGCGCTGGCCATGGAAGCGCTCGACGGCCTACAGGCCCAGGGCCGCAAGGTGGGCGTGATCTCCCACGTGCAGGAGATGCACGAGCGCATTCCGACCCGCATGCGGGTCGAGCCGACCGGCAATGGCGCCAGCCGGATCGTTCAGGAAACCACGCAGCTGGGCTGA